One region of Streptomyces sp. TLI_171 genomic DNA includes:
- the pflB gene encoding formate C-acetyltransferase, whose amino-acid sequence MTTSQQHPATSAPTGAWDGFKGGLWRDAIDVRDFIQQNYTPYEGDGAFLAGPTGRTTGIWRRITALFPEERAKGVLDVSHDTPSTITAHAPGYIDRENELIVGLQTDAPLKRAIMPNGGWRMVAGALETYGYPVDPELERVFTQYRKTHNAGVFDAYTPEIRAARKAGVVTGLPDAYGRGRIIGDYRRVALYGVDRLIAAKREEKASLDAAPSDPRTLEDTIREREELAEQIRALEELKAMAASYGHDVSGPARTAHQAVQWLYFAYLAAVKEQNGAAMSLGRTSTFLDVYLQRDLAAGRLTESQAQELVDDFVIKLRIVRFLRTPEYDELFSGDPTWVTESIGGIGTDGRPLVTRTSFRYLQTLYNLGPAPEPNMTVLWSPKLPRGFKEFCAQVSIDTSSVQYESDELMRPRSGDDTAIACCVSAMEVGRQMQFFGARVNLAKTLLYAINGGRDEKSGEQVGPATGAIESEVLDYDEVMARFDRQLEWLAGTYVHALNVIHYMHDKYAYERLEMALHDRAVRRTMACGIAGLAVAADSLSAIRYAKVRPVRDPSGLAVEYRVEGEYPAYGNNDDRADGLAVWLVEEFMRKVRKHPTYRGAEHTQSVLTITSNVVYGRKTGATPDGRRAGEPFSPGANPMNGRDTHGYVASAMSVAKLPYDSAQDGISLTNTVTPDALGRTPEERVRNLAGVLDGYTAVGGFHMNVNVLNRETLLDAMEHPEKYPQLTIRVSGYAVNFVRLTREQQLDVVNRTFHGSL is encoded by the coding sequence ATGACCACCTCGCAGCAGCACCCCGCCACGTCCGCGCCGACCGGGGCCTGGGACGGTTTCAAGGGCGGCCTGTGGCGCGACGCGATCGACGTCCGGGACTTCATCCAGCAGAACTACACGCCGTACGAGGGCGACGGCGCCTTCCTGGCCGGCCCGACCGGGCGGACCACCGGGATCTGGCGGCGGATCACCGCGCTGTTCCCCGAGGAGCGCGCCAAGGGCGTCCTGGACGTCTCCCACGACACGCCCTCGACCATCACCGCGCACGCGCCCGGGTACATCGACCGGGAGAACGAGCTGATCGTCGGCCTGCAGACCGACGCCCCGCTGAAGCGGGCGATCATGCCCAACGGCGGCTGGCGGATGGTCGCGGGGGCCCTGGAGACCTACGGCTACCCGGTCGACCCGGAGCTGGAGCGCGTCTTCACGCAGTACCGCAAGACCCACAACGCGGGCGTGTTCGACGCCTACACCCCGGAGATCCGGGCCGCCCGCAAGGCCGGCGTCGTCACCGGCCTGCCGGACGCCTACGGGCGCGGCCGGATCATCGGCGACTACCGCCGGGTCGCGCTGTACGGCGTGGACCGGCTGATCGCCGCCAAGCGCGAGGAGAAGGCCTCGCTGGACGCGGCGCCCAGCGACCCGCGCACGCTGGAGGACACCATCCGCGAGCGCGAGGAACTCGCCGAGCAGATCCGCGCCCTGGAGGAGCTCAAGGCGATGGCCGCGTCCTACGGCCACGACGTCTCCGGCCCGGCGCGCACCGCCCACCAGGCCGTCCAGTGGCTGTACTTCGCCTACCTGGCGGCGGTGAAGGAGCAGAACGGCGCGGCCATGTCGCTGGGGCGCACCTCGACCTTCCTGGACGTCTACCTGCAGCGGGACCTGGCGGCGGGCCGGCTGACCGAAAGCCAGGCCCAGGAGCTGGTCGACGACTTCGTCATCAAGCTGCGGATCGTCCGCTTCCTGCGCACCCCCGAGTACGACGAGCTGTTCTCCGGCGACCCGACCTGGGTCACCGAGTCGATCGGCGGCATCGGCACGGACGGCCGCCCGCTGGTCACCCGCACCTCGTTCCGGTACCTGCAGACCCTGTACAACCTGGGCCCGGCGCCGGAGCCGAACATGACGGTGCTCTGGTCGCCGAAACTGCCCCGCGGCTTCAAGGAGTTCTGCGCGCAGGTGTCCATCGACACCTCCAGCGTCCAGTACGAGTCGGACGAGCTGATGCGCCCGCGCTCCGGCGACGACACCGCGATCGCCTGCTGCGTCTCCGCGATGGAGGTCGGCAGGCAGATGCAGTTCTTCGGCGCCCGGGTCAACCTCGCCAAGACGCTGCTGTACGCGATCAACGGCGGCCGGGACGAGAAGTCCGGCGAGCAGGTCGGCCCGGCCACCGGGGCGATCGAATCCGAGGTGCTGGACTACGACGAGGTGATGGCGCGCTTCGACCGGCAGCTGGAGTGGCTGGCCGGGACGTACGTGCACGCGCTGAACGTCATCCACTACATGCACGACAAGTACGCGTACGAGCGCCTGGAGATGGCCCTGCACGACCGCGCGGTGCGCCGCACCATGGCCTGCGGGATCGCCGGGCTGGCGGTCGCGGCGGACTCGCTGTCGGCGATCCGGTACGCCAAGGTCCGCCCGGTGCGCGACCCGTCGGGCCTGGCGGTGGAGTACCGGGTCGAGGGCGAGTACCCGGCGTACGGCAACAACGACGACCGGGCGGACGGGCTCGCGGTGTGGCTGGTCGAGGAGTTCATGCGCAAGGTGCGCAAGCACCCCACCTACCGGGGCGCCGAGCACACCCAGTCGGTGCTGACCATCACCTCGAACGTGGTGTACGGCCGGAAGACCGGCGCCACCCCGGACGGGCGGCGGGCCGGCGAGCCGTTCTCGCCGGGCGCGAACCCGATGAACGGGCGCGACACCCACGGCTACGTGGCCAGCGCCATGTCGGTGGCCAAGCTGCCGTACGACTCGGCGCAGGACGGCATCTCGCTGACCAACACCGTCACGCCCGACGCGCTGGGCCGCACCCCCGAGGAGCGGGTACGCAACCTGGCGGGCGTGCTGGACGGCTACACGGCCGTCGGCGGGTTCCACATGAACGTCAACGTGCTGAACCGGGAGACCCTGCTCGACGCCATGGAGCACCCGGAGAAGTACCCGCAGCTGACCATCCGGGTCAGCGGCTACGCCGTCAACTTCGTCCGGCTGACCAGGGAGCAGCAGCTCGACGTCGTCAACCGCACCTTCCACGGCTCGCTGTAG
- the adhE gene encoding bifunctional acetaldehyde-CoA/alcohol dehydrogenase — MARRPQTDSEPAPASAPPAAAPADAAAAVDALVRNGHQALEEYASFTQEQVDHIVKKASLAALAAHTRLAALAVEETGRGVFEDKAVKNVFACENVTHVMGRTKTVGVVRRDEIDGITEIAEPVGVVAGVTPVTNPTSTTIFKALIALKTRNPIVFAFHPAAQHCSAEAARIVRDAAVAAGAPAHCVQWIEHPSMAATGALMNHPGVATILATGGNAMVRAAYSCGKPALGVGAGNVPAYVEKSADLRRAVNDIVLSKSFDNGMICASEQAVILDAGIHDAAIAEFRRLKAHLATSEEKAKLERHLFGVGEDRDCAGAKLNAAVVGRSASAIARAAGFEVPDDTSIILAEVGGVGEGEPLTREKLCPVLAVLRADTRAQGVELAQRMVEFHGLGHSAAVHTEDAAFAEEFGAAVKACRIIWNAPSSQGGIGDVYNAFTPSLTLGCGSYGHNSVSGNVSALNLINVKRIGRRNTNMQWFKVPPKIYFERNSVKYLTSMPKARRVVVVTDRTMVEIGHLERIRTVLDRRREPVEVRVVDYVEPNPSIDTVRRGAELMRAFEPDTIVALGGGSPMDAAKVMWLMYEHPEVEFADLKEKFFDIRKRAFTFPDLGEKAKLVCIPTTSGTGSEVTPFAVITDTATGQKYPLADYALTPSVAIVDPALTTRLPRDVTADSGFDALTHCIETYVSVYANDFTDGLALQGIRLVFENLERAVTDGPGDPVAREKMHNAGTIAGMAFGSAFLGVVHAMAHTLGATFHVAHGRTNALLLPHVIRYNGAAPAKVTSWPKYRSYVAPERYQQIARLLGLPAESPEQGVESLAAAVEELREKVGIPRSFKDAGVDEAAFLAALPQQAMNAYEDQCAPANPRLPMLRDMQQLMTQAYYGDQS; from the coding sequence ATGGCACGCCGCCCGCAGACCGACAGCGAACCGGCCCCCGCGAGCGCTCCTCCGGCGGCGGCTCCCGCCGACGCGGCGGCCGCCGTCGACGCGCTGGTCCGCAACGGCCACCAGGCCCTGGAGGAGTACGCCTCCTTCACCCAGGAGCAGGTCGACCACATCGTCAAGAAGGCGTCGCTGGCGGCGCTGGCCGCGCACACCCGGCTGGCGGCCCTGGCGGTCGAGGAGACCGGCCGCGGCGTGTTCGAGGACAAGGCGGTGAAGAACGTCTTCGCCTGCGAGAACGTCACCCACGTGATGGGCCGGACGAAGACCGTGGGGGTGGTGCGCCGGGACGAGATCGACGGGATCACCGAGATCGCCGAGCCGGTGGGCGTGGTCGCGGGCGTCACCCCGGTGACCAACCCGACCTCGACGACGATCTTCAAGGCGCTGATCGCGCTGAAGACCCGCAACCCGATCGTGTTCGCCTTCCATCCGGCGGCGCAGCACTGCTCGGCGGAGGCGGCCCGGATCGTCCGGGACGCGGCGGTCGCGGCGGGGGCCCCGGCGCACTGCGTGCAGTGGATCGAGCACCCGTCGATGGCGGCGACCGGGGCGCTGATGAACCACCCCGGCGTCGCCACGATCCTGGCCACAGGCGGCAACGCGATGGTCAGGGCCGCGTACTCGTGCGGGAAGCCCGCGCTGGGCGTGGGCGCGGGCAACGTGCCGGCGTACGTGGAGAAGAGCGCGGACCTGCGGCGTGCGGTGAACGACATCGTGCTGTCGAAGTCCTTCGACAACGGCATGATCTGCGCCTCCGAGCAGGCGGTGATCCTGGACGCCGGGATCCACGACGCGGCGATCGCCGAGTTCCGCAGGCTGAAGGCGCACCTGGCCACGTCCGAGGAGAAGGCCAAGTTGGAGCGGCACCTCTTCGGGGTCGGCGAGGACCGGGACTGCGCGGGCGCGAAGCTGAACGCGGCGGTGGTCGGGCGGTCGGCGTCGGCGATCGCCCGTGCGGCGGGCTTCGAGGTGCCGGACGACACCTCGATCATCCTGGCGGAGGTCGGCGGGGTCGGCGAGGGCGAGCCGCTGACCAGGGAGAAGCTCTGCCCGGTGCTGGCGGTGCTGCGGGCGGACACCCGGGCGCAGGGCGTGGAACTGGCGCAGCGGATGGTGGAGTTCCACGGCCTGGGGCACTCGGCGGCGGTGCACACCGAGGACGCGGCGTTCGCCGAGGAGTTCGGCGCGGCGGTCAAGGCCTGCCGGATCATCTGGAACGCGCCGAGCTCGCAGGGCGGCATCGGCGACGTCTACAACGCGTTCACGCCGTCGCTGACGCTGGGCTGCGGCTCCTACGGCCACAACTCGGTGTCGGGCAACGTGTCCGCGCTGAACCTCATCAACGTCAAGCGGATCGGGCGGCGCAACACCAACATGCAGTGGTTCAAGGTCCCGCCGAAGATCTACTTCGAGCGCAACTCCGTCAAGTACCTGACCAGCATGCCGAAGGCCCGCAGGGTCGTGGTCGTCACGGACCGGACCATGGTGGAGATCGGCCACCTGGAGCGGATCCGCACCGTGCTGGACCGGCGTCGCGAGCCGGTCGAGGTGCGGGTCGTCGACTACGTCGAGCCGAACCCGAGCATCGACACGGTGCGCCGGGGCGCGGAGCTGATGCGCGCGTTCGAACCCGACACCATCGTGGCGCTGGGCGGCGGTTCGCCGATGGACGCCGCCAAGGTGATGTGGCTGATGTACGAGCACCCGGAGGTCGAGTTCGCGGACCTGAAGGAGAAGTTCTTCGACATCCGCAAGCGCGCCTTCACCTTCCCGGACCTGGGCGAGAAGGCCAAGCTGGTGTGCATCCCCACCACCTCGGGCACCGGCAGCGAGGTCACCCCGTTCGCGGTGATCACCGACACCGCCACCGGCCAGAAGTACCCGCTCGCCGACTACGCGCTCACCCCCAGCGTGGCGATCGTCGACCCGGCGCTGACCACCCGCCTGCCCAGGGACGTCACCGCCGACTCCGGCTTCGACGCGCTGACCCACTGCATCGAGACGTACGTGTCGGTGTACGCCAACGACTTCACCGACGGTCTGGCGCTGCAGGGCATCCGGCTGGTCTTCGAGAACCTGGAACGGGCCGTCACCGACGGACCCGGCGACCCGGTGGCGCGGGAGAAGATGCACAACGCGGGGACGATCGCGGGCATGGCGTTCGGCTCGGCCTTCCTGGGCGTGGTGCACGCCATGGCGCACACCCTGGGCGCGACCTTCCACGTGGCGCACGGGCGCACCAACGCGCTGCTGCTGCCGCACGTGATCCGGTACAACGGGGCGGCGCCGGCCAAGGTGACCAGCTGGCCGAAGTACCGCAGCTACGTGGCCCCGGAGCGCTACCAGCAGATCGCCCGGCTGCTGGGCCTGCCCGCGGAGAGCCCCGAGCAGGGCGTGGAGTCGCTGGCGGCCGCGGTGGAGGAGCTGCGCGAGAAGGTCGGCATCCCGCGCTCCTTCAAGGACGCCGGGGTGGACGAGGCGGCGTTCCTGGCGGCGCTGCCGCAGCAGGCGATGAACGCCTACGAGGACCAGTGCGCGCCCGCGAACCCGCGGCTGCCGATGCTGCGGGACATGCAGCAGTTGATGACCCAGGCCTACTACGGCGACCAGAGCTGA
- a CDS encoding universal stress protein, with protein MSDSVSVVVVGVDGSAESAAAARWAASDALRRRVPLRLVHVVPEGSGLPHPEAAAERLPDFAVALRAEIAHALPQLDVSCGVVPGHPWSTLVAAGERAGLLVLGSTGPGVVTGRLLGSVALRAAGEARCPVVLVPVGAAGPDGGSGGVVVGLRGDRQSDAVLEFAFEEAARRGVPLRALEGRVEPDAPLRTDAPVGPEEIRRSLVESRTVRLRDALVHWRGKFPEVRTEAEVSGRGAARTLLEASRSADLLVLGRRAPAHPTAAPKPGPVAHAVVHHAHGPVAVVPHA; from the coding sequence ATGTCCGATTCCGTTTCCGTCGTGGTCGTCGGTGTCGACGGGTCCGCCGAGAGCGCTGCGGCGGCCCGCTGGGCGGCGTCCGACGCCCTGCGCCGCCGCGTCCCGCTGCGGCTGGTGCACGTGGTGCCGGAGGGCAGCGGCCTGCCGCACCCGGAGGCGGCCGCGGAGCGGCTGCCGGACTTCGCGGTGGCGCTCCGGGCGGAGATCGCGCACGCGCTGCCGCAGCTGGACGTCTCCTGCGGGGTGGTCCCCGGGCACCCGTGGTCCACGCTGGTTGCCGCCGGGGAGCGGGCGGGGCTGTTGGTGCTCGGCTCCACGGGGCCGGGCGTGGTCACCGGGCGGCTCCTGGGGTCCGTCGCGCTGCGCGCGGCGGGGGAGGCGCGCTGCCCCGTCGTCCTGGTTCCGGTGGGCGCCGCGGGCCCGGACGGCGGGAGCGGCGGGGTCGTGGTCGGCCTGCGGGGCGACCGGCAGTCGGACGCCGTCCTGGAGTTCGCCTTCGAGGAGGCAGCACGGCGCGGAGTCCCGTTGCGGGCACTGGAGGGCCGGGTCGAACCGGACGCGCCGCTGCGGACCGACGCCCCGGTCGGACCGGAGGAGATCCGCCGGTCCCTGGTGGAGTCCAGGACGGTGCGCCTGCGGGACGCGCTGGTCCACTGGCGGGGGAAGTTCCCCGAGGTGCGCACCGAGGCGGAGGTCTCCGGTCGGGGCGCGGCCCGGACCTTGCTGGAGGCGTCGCGCAGCGCGGACCTGCTGGTCCTGGGCCGGCGCGCGCCGGCCCACCCGACGGCCGCGCCGAAGCCGGGGCCGGTGGCGCACGCGGTCGTCCACCACGCCCACGGCCCGGTGGCGGTCGTCCCGCACGCCTGA
- a CDS encoding universal stress protein, with product MSEYILAGTDGSAESAAAARWAADQAVRRGRALRLVHAWTWGDDGHADPTRPAEVRNLTGRMLTDAAQQVRSTHPGLEVHADLLTDDEPVTALLAAAAEAELLVLGSLGLGGFEGLLVGSVGLAVAARCEVPVALVRAPQPRQDGARDTAEVVVGVDTRAPADEVLDFAFREAAARGAVLRAVHGWTPPPVWGYAGRVAPQVESEQFRVLEAGLLGQALGGWRDEYPHVPVVEDNRIGSGGGAVVEASGGAALVVVGRHGRHRLGARLGPVAHAVIHHAASPVAVVPHD from the coding sequence ATGAGCGAGTACATCCTGGCCGGTACCGACGGCTCGGCCGAGAGCGCCGCGGCGGCGCGGTGGGCGGCCGACCAGGCGGTGCGCCGCGGCCGCGCCCTGCGCCTCGTCCACGCCTGGACGTGGGGGGACGACGGCCACGCCGATCCCACCCGGCCGGCGGAGGTCCGGAACCTGACCGGACGCATGCTCACCGATGCCGCGCAGCAGGTGCGTTCGACCCACCCCGGACTGGAGGTGCACGCCGACCTGCTGACGGACGACGAGCCCGTGACGGCCCTCCTCGCCGCCGCGGCGGAGGCCGAGCTGCTGGTCCTCGGCTCGCTGGGCCTGGGCGGCTTCGAGGGCCTGCTGGTCGGCTCGGTCGGCCTCGCGGTCGCGGCGCGGTGCGAGGTGCCCGTCGCGCTGGTCCGGGCCCCGCAGCCCCGGCAGGACGGGGCCCGCGACACCGCCGAGGTGGTCGTGGGTGTGGACACCCGTGCCCCGGCGGACGAGGTCCTCGACTTCGCCTTCCGGGAGGCCGCGGCGCGCGGCGCGGTGCTTCGCGCGGTCCACGGCTGGACCCCGCCCCCGGTGTGGGGCTACGCGGGCCGGGTGGCGCCGCAGGTCGAGAGCGAGCAGTTCCGCGTGCTCGAGGCCGGGCTGCTCGGCCAGGCGCTGGGCGGGTGGCGGGATGAGTACCCGCACGTCCCGGTGGTCGAGGACAACCGGATCGGCAGCGGCGGCGGCGCGGTGGTGGAGGCGTCCGGCGGCGCCGCCCTCGTGGTGGTGGGCCGCCACGGTCGGCACCGCCTCGGCGCGCGCCTCGGCCCGGTCGCCCACGCGGTGATCCACCATGCCGCCTCGCCCGTCGCCGTCGTCCCGCACGACTGA
- a CDS encoding HPF/RaiA family ribosome-associated protein produces the protein MSLRTRPDTEIAVTTRGEVTLAAPDYARTKLLAVLARLDEPVLAVRVKLTQEPHHAVAEPSIAQATVDLNGRPVRAHVAAANMQEAVDLLQERLQARIARLRGRRGHGRTAERTPTGREHRPQRRELDGEDRRIVRHKSYALARRTTWEAVLEMEAMDYDFHLYTDATTGCDSVVHHDGAAGAYRIATAGAAPQVEPDIPASHHAGPELTVAEAVRRLDLTGLPFVFFTDGPSGRGSVLYHRYDGHYGLITPAR, from the coding sequence ATGAGCCTGCGGACCCGACCCGACACCGAGATCGCGGTGACCACCCGCGGCGAGGTCACCCTCGCCGCGCCCGACTACGCCCGGACGAAGCTGCTCGCCGTCCTCGCCCGGCTCGACGAGCCGGTCCTCGCCGTCCGGGTGAAGCTCACCCAGGAGCCCCACCACGCGGTCGCCGAGCCGTCGATCGCACAGGCCACGGTCGACCTGAACGGCCGCCCCGTGCGCGCCCACGTGGCCGCCGCCAACATGCAGGAGGCCGTCGACCTCCTGCAGGAGCGGCTCCAGGCCAGGATCGCCCGGCTGCGCGGTCGGCGCGGTCACGGCCGGACCGCCGAACGTACCCCCACTGGGCGCGAACACCGGCCGCAGCGCCGCGAGTTGGACGGCGAGGACCGCCGCATCGTGCGGCACAAGTCCTACGCTTTGGCGCGGCGCACCACGTGGGAAGCGGTGCTGGAGATGGAGGCGATGGACTACGACTTCCACCTCTACACCGACGCGACGACCGGCTGCGACAGCGTCGTCCACCACGACGGCGCGGCGGGGGCGTACCGGATCGCCACCGCCGGAGCGGCGCCGCAGGTGGAACCGGACATCCCGGCGAGTCACCACGCCGGGCCCGAACTGACCGTCGCCGAAGCCGTCCGGCGACTCGACCTGACCGGCCTGCCGTTCGTCTTCTTCACCGACGGCCCCAGCGGCCGCGGCAGCGTCCTGTACCACCGCTACGACGGCCACTACGGCCTGATCACGCCCGCGCGGTGA
- a CDS encoding response regulator transcription factor, translating to MTESAPEKSTAPVRVFLLDDHEVVRRGVHDLLDAEPDLQVVGQAATAEQAVARVPALRPDVAILDMRLPDGDGVTVCRELRSRMPDLACLMLTSFDDEEALLDSIMAGAAGYVLKQISGTDLVSAVRTVASGQSMLDPGATTRLMARLRGSAPSQAPAFPDLTDREREILALIGEGLTNRQIGERVYLAEKTVKNHISRLLAKLGVERRVQAAVIATQTLAARGHEAGRPVR from the coding sequence ATGACCGAAAGCGCGCCGGAGAAGTCGACCGCGCCCGTCAGGGTGTTCCTCCTCGACGACCACGAGGTGGTCCGCCGGGGCGTGCACGACCTGCTGGACGCCGAGCCCGACCTGCAGGTGGTCGGCCAGGCCGCCACCGCCGAGCAGGCCGTGGCCCGCGTCCCCGCCCTGCGGCCCGACGTCGCGATCCTGGACATGCGGCTGCCCGACGGCGACGGCGTGACCGTCTGCCGGGAGCTGCGCTCGCGCATGCCCGACCTCGCCTGCCTGATGCTCACCTCCTTCGACGACGAGGAGGCGCTGCTCGACTCGATCATGGCCGGGGCCGCTGGCTACGTCCTCAAGCAGATCAGCGGGACCGACCTGGTCTCCGCGGTGCGGACCGTGGCCTCTGGGCAGTCGATGCTGGACCCCGGCGCCACCACCCGTCTGATGGCCCGGCTGCGCGGAAGCGCTCCCTCCCAGGCCCCCGCCTTCCCGGACCTGACCGACCGCGAGCGGGAGATCCTCGCGCTGATCGGCGAGGGCCTGACCAACCGGCAGATCGGCGAGCGGGTGTACCTCGCCGAGAAGACCGTCAAGAACCACATTTCCCGGCTGCTCGCCAAGCTCGGCGTGGAGCGCCGGGTGCAGGCCGCCGTCATCGCCACCCAGACCCTCGCCGCCCGGGGCCACGAGGCCGGGCGTCCCGTGCGCTGA
- a CDS encoding GAF domain-containing sensor histidine kinase produces MRSRVPQLRLDELLEELQARIDAARGTRDRVHSLLEAVLSVGRELDLTQALRRIVEAAAVLVDARYAALGVIGPDGTTLSEFLTVGLSEEEIARIGSYPTGRGILGELIHHPETLRLAELSAHGASYGFPANHPPMRTFLGVPVRVRDKVFGNLYLTDKRGGEEFDADDESVLSTLAVAAGVAIDNARLYEEAQRQQRWLSASAEITRGLLSGSARTDVLGLIAQRAREITRSELADVSVPVPGADAVRVELALGGDAAGRLGLVVPLEGSLSGEACAQGSPAATDDLSADPRLAAGPRRFEGLGPAVAVPLGLATGEVGGVLLLARRSGEQPFREEEIAPLLGFAGQAALALELAERRRDAEQLAMLEDRDRIARDLHDLAIQRLFATGMTLQSATRFIDHPGASDRVLRAVGDLDETIKIIRSTIFGLRVREEGAGQGLRAQVVRVVEEAQPSLGFAPRLSMEGLLDTDVPVQVADHVVAVLGEALSNAARHAKAHRVEVGLQATGTRVSLSVRDDGIGIPAQGRRSGLRNLAERAEGLGGTLELTSPPDGGTALVWSVPLG; encoded by the coding sequence ATGCGGTCGCGGGTTCCGCAGCTGCGGCTGGACGAACTGCTGGAGGAGCTCCAGGCTCGCATCGACGCGGCCCGGGGCACCCGGGACCGGGTGCACAGCCTGCTGGAGGCCGTGCTGTCGGTGGGGCGGGAGCTGGACCTCACCCAGGCGCTGCGGCGCATCGTGGAGGCGGCCGCAGTCCTGGTGGACGCCCGGTACGCGGCGCTCGGGGTGATCGGTCCGGACGGCACGACGCTGTCCGAGTTCCTCACCGTGGGCCTGTCCGAGGAGGAGATCGCGCGGATCGGGTCCTACCCGACCGGCCGGGGCATCCTGGGCGAGCTGATCCACCACCCCGAGACGCTGCGCCTGGCGGAGCTGTCGGCGCACGGCGCCTCGTACGGGTTCCCGGCGAACCACCCGCCCATGCGGACCTTCCTCGGCGTGCCGGTGAGGGTGCGCGACAAGGTCTTCGGGAACCTCTACCTCACCGACAAGCGGGGCGGCGAGGAGTTCGACGCGGACGACGAGTCGGTGCTGTCGACCCTGGCGGTGGCCGCGGGGGTGGCGATCGACAACGCCCGCCTGTACGAGGAGGCGCAGCGCCAGCAGCGCTGGTTGAGCGCCAGTGCCGAGATCACCCGCGGCCTGCTGTCCGGCTCCGCCCGCACGGACGTGCTCGGCCTGATCGCGCAGCGGGCCCGGGAGATCACGAGGTCCGAGCTGGCGGACGTATCCGTCCCCGTGCCCGGCGCCGATGCGGTGCGGGTGGAACTCGCGCTCGGCGGGGACGCGGCCGGGCGTCTGGGTCTGGTGGTGCCGTTGGAGGGCTCGCTGTCGGGCGAGGCGTGCGCCCAGGGCTCCCCGGCGGCGACCGACGACCTGTCCGCGGACCCACGGCTGGCCGCCGGTCCGCGACGGTTCGAGGGGCTCGGGCCCGCCGTGGCGGTGCCACTGGGCCTGGCCACCGGAGAGGTGGGCGGCGTGCTGCTGCTCGCCCGGCGGTCGGGGGAGCAGCCCTTCAGGGAGGAGGAGATCGCCCCGCTGCTGGGTTTCGCCGGTCAGGCGGCCCTCGCGCTGGAGCTGGCCGAACGCCGGCGTGACGCCGAGCAGTTGGCGATGCTGGAGGACCGCGACCGGATCGCCCGGGACCTGCACGACCTGGCAATCCAGCGGCTGTTCGCCACCGGGATGACACTGCAGAGCGCGACCCGGTTCATCGACCACCCCGGTGCCTCGGACCGGGTGCTGCGGGCGGTCGGCGACCTGGACGAGACCATCAAGATCATCCGTTCGACGATCTTCGGCCTGCGGGTGCGGGAGGAAGGCGCGGGTCAGGGCCTGCGGGCCCAGGTGGTGCGCGTGGTCGAGGAGGCCCAGCCGTCGCTGGGCTTCGCGCCCCGGCTCAGCATGGAGGGACTGCTCGACACCGACGTCCCGGTGCAGGTCGCCGACCACGTGGTGGCGGTGCTGGGGGAGGCGCTGAGCAACGCGGCCCGGCACGCGAAGGCCCACCGGGTCGAGGTGGGCCTCCAGGCCACCGGGACGCGGGTCTCGCTGAGCGTGCGCGACGACGGCATCGGCATCCCGGCCCAGGGCCGACGCAGCGGCCTGCGCAACCTCGCCGAGCGCGCGGAGGGCCTCGGCGGAACGCTGGAGCTGACGAGCCCGCCTGACGGCGGCACCGCGCTGGTGTGGTCGGTCCCGCTGGGCTGA